From one Streptomyces mobaraensis genomic stretch:
- a CDS encoding FtsX-like permease family protein — protein sequence MRLHRLFLSEARVYPARVLGAAFACAVTAAAVGACGLLLAAVEQSPAGAWVSGAQGVKDTENLLSLLITLMVMSAVMVLGTTVSLWTSQRLPEFAVLRALGATVGRIRALVTTDVLWLAALASVLGVGAGTVPLARWCRSLLVERELLPGSVQLPGAGTTALVGAAVCAAVCCIAVLAGLGAIHAAGRASAIAAVRGGTDQPEGGRRRARLFTGLAMALLLCLPLLVIIMVPQMPDMYRAAMATGLALVLLPTLAVLGPWVIPVLSGPFAAALRLLDRRLGKVAAAGLRGTSGRTAAVAVPVLIALGISTCMLGADTHVNQAVREQTAQALRAHAVVTAHDGVRLPAEPPALRRATAVPVLAARLKTPPSFWEKRPKPQRAWGVDGKALKKVLDLDVTQGDLGRVDTGSCAAGSTVAQAQGWHLGQRVRLTFADGRRQSLRLAAVYQRDFAFPGLLLSRKSVLAHTPDASADRIFLTGDSGAWPTTPGQRVRSQDDYLSRLQPRNPADSFATYLIVAIVTGYALLSAANTCALAQRDRDSERARLRAMGLSRPQLFRLVALETLAATAVGAVLRLTRLPRAPGQPVGPGPVAGFQLAVADGRHRGDARTDRRCVRMRRASRASDRQAVRRGIGVKSLSPVASALSTPVSGHSAPASPR from the coding sequence GTGCGTCTCCATCGCCTCTTCCTCTCCGAAGCGCGGGTGTACCCCGCACGAGTGCTCGGCGCGGCGTTCGCCTGCGCGGTGACGGCCGCCGCGGTGGGGGCCTGCGGGCTGCTGCTCGCCGCGGTGGAGCAGTCACCGGCCGGTGCCTGGGTATCGGGTGCCCAAGGCGTGAAGGACACCGAGAACCTGCTCAGCCTGCTGATCACCCTCATGGTCATGTCCGCGGTGATGGTGTTGGGGACGACCGTGTCCTTGTGGACGTCGCAACGCCTGCCGGAGTTCGCCGTCCTCCGGGCGCTGGGGGCGACCGTCGGCCGGATCCGCGCCCTGGTGACCACCGACGTTCTGTGGCTCGCGGCCCTCGCATCGGTCCTGGGGGTCGGGGCGGGGACGGTGCCGCTCGCGCGGTGGTGCCGAAGTCTGCTGGTGGAACGGGAGTTGCTACCGGGATCCGTGCAGTTGCCGGGAGCGGGCACGACCGCGCTCGTCGGCGCGGCGGTGTGTGCCGCGGTCTGCTGCATCGCCGTTCTCGCCGGGCTGGGGGCCATCCACGCGGCGGGCCGGGCCAGCGCCATCGCCGCGGTGCGCGGAGGGACGGACCAGCCGGAGGGCGGACGGCGCCGGGCCCGCTTGTTCACGGGCCTGGCCATGGCGCTGCTCCTGTGCCTCCCCCTCCTGGTCATCATCATGGTGCCGCAGATGCCGGACATGTACCGGGCGGCCATGGCGACGGGGCTGGCGCTGGTTCTCCTGCCGACGCTGGCCGTGCTGGGGCCGTGGGTCATCCCCGTCCTGAGCGGTCCCTTCGCTGCCGCTCTGCGCCTGCTGGACCGCCGGCTGGGCAAGGTCGCGGCCGCCGGTCTGCGCGGAACGTCCGGCCGCACCGCGGCGGTCGCCGTCCCGGTCCTGATCGCGCTGGGCATCTCGACCTGCATGCTCGGCGCCGACACCCACGTGAACCAGGCCGTACGGGAGCAGACCGCCCAGGCCCTGCGCGCGCACGCCGTGGTCACGGCCCACGACGGCGTCCGACTGCCCGCCGAACCGCCGGCCCTGCGACGGGCAACGGCGGTTCCGGTACTGGCCGCGCGGCTGAAGACGCCGCCTTCCTTCTGGGAGAAACGCCCCAAGCCGCAACGCGCCTGGGGCGTCGACGGCAAAGCGCTGAAGAAGGTGCTCGACCTCGATGTCACACAGGGAGACCTCGGACGGGTCGATACCGGATCCTGCGCCGCCGGCTCGACCGTCGCGCAGGCCCAGGGCTGGCACCTGGGACAGCGGGTGCGCCTCACCTTCGCCGACGGACGGCGGCAATCACTGCGACTGGCCGCGGTCTACCAGCGGGATTTCGCCTTCCCGGGCCTGCTGCTGTCACGGAAATCGGTGCTGGCACACACACCGGACGCGTCGGCCGATCGGATCTTCCTCACCGGTGACAGCGGCGCGTGGCCGACCACTCCTGGGCAACGGGTGCGGTCACAGGACGACTACCTCTCCCGCCTGCAACCACGCAACCCTGCCGATTCCTTCGCCACTTACCTGATCGTCGCCATCGTCACCGGCTATGCGCTGCTGTCCGCGGCCAACACCTGCGCCTTGGCCCAACGGGACCGCGACTCCGAGAGGGCTCGTCTCCGCGCCATGGGCCTGAGCCGACCGCAGCTCTTCCGGCTGGTCGCCCTGGAAACGCTGGCCGCTACGGCCGTGGGAGCTGTCCTTCGTCTCACTCGTCTGCCTCGCGCCCCTGGCCAGCCAGTTGGGCCAGGGCCTGTGGCCGGCTTTCAACTGGCCGTGGCTGACGGGCGTCACCGCGGCGACGCTCGCACTGACCGTCGGTGTGTCCGTATGCGCCGCGCATCCCGCGCGTCGGATCGGCAGGCAGTACGCCGAGGCATCGGCGTGAAATCGCTGTCACCTGTTGCATCTGCACTCAGCACGCCGGTTTCAGGCCATTCGGCTCCCGCATCGCCGCGATGA
- a CDS encoding GNAT family N-acetyltransferase yields the protein MTHSASRAAAGLYAVETMDGPTAVRGMDAFRLVYAEAFAEPPYGETEADVALTFDRFRTEAAHPAFRAALARTAAGEPAGMALGTTLDRRSGWWDPYVAPADRHRTLCLLELAVRAAHRRHGLARRLHDALLRTTDADRILLTVHHAATPARTAYRSWGYRTIAEVDPWGNGVHAVMLRDRAAADGDQ from the coding sequence ATGACGCACTCCGCCTCCCGCGCCGCGGCCGGTCTCTATGCCGTGGAGACCATGGACGGCCCGACGGCGGTCCGGGGTATGGACGCCTTCCGCCTCGTCTACGCCGAGGCGTTCGCCGAACCCCCGTACGGCGAGACGGAAGCGGACGTCGCCCTGACCTTCGACCGTTTCCGCACGGAGGCCGCGCACCCCGCCTTCCGCGCGGCCCTCGCCCGCACGGCGGCGGGCGAACCCGCCGGCATGGCGCTGGGCACCACCCTCGACCGGCGGTCCGGCTGGTGGGACCCGTACGTCGCCCCCGCCGACCGGCACCGGACCCTCTGCCTGCTGGAACTCGCCGTCCGCGCCGCCCACCGACGACACGGCCTCGCCCGCCGGCTGCACGACGCCCTGCTCCGCACCACGGACGCGGACCGCATCCTCCTCACCGTCCACCACGCGGCGACACCCGCCCGGACCGCGTACCGCTCGTGGGGCTACCGGACGATCGCCGAGGTCGACCCCTGGGGCAACGGCGTCCACGCGGTGATGCTGCGTGATCGCGCGGCGGCGGATGGGGATCAGTGA
- a CDS encoding glycoside hydrolase family 6 protein, whose amino-acid sequence MYGSHTGHTRPACSAHTALTRTGSAMAALAALAGLAGLTGCSSSDDEATGPGPQPSAASPSQLPRDHSPFWVNPNGNAARQAARLLGSGKEQEARLIAKIAQQPVAEWIGVDDPESQTRGFTEAAAKADRDALLVLYNIPHRDCGQYSQGGAADGDSYRAWLDRAASGIGDRRATVILEPDALPHMEDGCTPQQFHEERYALLKEAVRRLKALPRTKVYLDAGNPSWVTPADRMAEPLRRAGIDRADGFALNVSNFQTTQASKEYGHTLSALVGYKHFVIDTSRNGNGPLSDGDHEKAWCNPSGRALGEPPTTRTGDRLVDAYLWVKRPGESDGACKGGPDAGEWWETYALELARNARS is encoded by the coding sequence ATGTACGGCAGTCACACCGGCCACACCCGCCCAGCCTGTTCGGCTCACACGGCCCTGACCCGTACCGGCTCCGCGATGGCCGCCCTGGCCGCGCTCGCCGGACTCGCCGGGCTCACCGGCTGCTCCTCCTCCGACGACGAGGCCACGGGCCCCGGCCCGCAGCCGTCCGCCGCCTCCCCGTCCCAGCTTCCCCGGGACCACTCCCCGTTCTGGGTGAACCCCAACGGCAACGCCGCCCGGCAGGCGGCCCGGCTCCTCGGCTCCGGCAAGGAGCAGGAGGCCCGGCTGATCGCGAAGATCGCCCAGCAGCCGGTCGCCGAGTGGATCGGCGTCGACGACCCCGAGAGCCAGACCCGCGGCTTCACCGAGGCGGCGGCCAAGGCCGACCGCGACGCCCTCCTCGTCCTCTACAACATTCCGCACCGCGACTGCGGCCAGTACTCCCAGGGCGGCGCCGCCGACGGCGACTCCTACCGCGCCTGGCTGGACCGGGCGGCGAGCGGCATCGGCGACCGCCGCGCCACCGTGATCCTGGAGCCCGACGCGCTGCCGCACATGGAGGACGGCTGTACGCCCCAGCAGTTCCACGAGGAGCGGTACGCGCTGCTCAAGGAGGCCGTCCGCAGACTGAAGGCGCTGCCCCGCACCAAGGTCTACCTGGACGCCGGCAACCCCAGCTGGGTCACCCCGGCCGACCGGATGGCCGAGCCGCTGCGCCGCGCGGGCATCGACCGGGCGGACGGCTTCGCGCTCAACGTCTCCAACTTCCAGACCACGCAGGCCAGCAAGGAGTACGGGCACACCCTCTCGGCGCTGGTGGGCTACAAGCACTTCGTCATCGACACCAGCCGCAACGGCAACGGGCCGCTCTCCGACGGCGATCACGAGAAGGCCTGGTGCAACCCCTCCGGGCGGGCGCTCGGCGAACCGCCCACCACCCGTACCGGCGACCGGCTGGTCGACGCCTACCTGTGGGTCAAGCGGCCCGGCGAGTCGGACGGGGCCTGCAAGGGCGGGCCCGACGCGGGGGAGTGGTGGGAGACCTACGCCCTGGAGCTGGCCCGGAACGCCCGTTCCTGA
- a CDS encoding helix-turn-helix domain-containing protein, whose product MAHASRRTARRRRLGTILREAREAAGITATDAAQAIHTDNTKISRIETGRHRVTRLELETLFALYEIADEKTREWLIALAAEGNQRTWWRGHSSRLNADFKELLTHESDAARITAFQPQLIPGLLQTRDYAAAVIRDASSHLTDAEVDFFVDLRLARQQILRRDNPPRYLALIHEGAIHQQIGGPTVLADQLRHLIAVNREPALTVRVVPFRHHGWSTVQGAFTVFSYPKPLDLDVVHIPSLDGSLYLEDDEVIRKAWKTIARLKAAALSTTQTAELMESIVLELEQQHTRGAK is encoded by the coding sequence ATGGCACACGCGTCCCGCCGTACCGCCCGCCGCCGCAGGCTCGGCACCATCCTCAGGGAGGCCCGCGAGGCAGCGGGCATCACCGCCACCGACGCGGCCCAGGCGATCCACACCGACAACACGAAGATCAGCCGCATCGAGACGGGCCGCCACCGCGTGACCCGCCTGGAACTGGAGACGCTCTTCGCGCTGTACGAGATCGCCGACGAGAAGACGCGCGAATGGTTGATCGCGCTCGCCGCCGAGGGAAATCAGCGCACCTGGTGGCGGGGCCACAGCAGCAGGCTCAACGCGGACTTCAAGGAATTGCTGACCCATGAATCGGATGCCGCGCGCATCACCGCGTTCCAGCCCCAACTCATCCCGGGCCTCTTGCAAACTCGGGATTATGCAGCAGCTGTCATCCGCGATGCGTCCTCGCACCTCACCGACGCGGAAGTCGACTTCTTCGTCGATCTCCGCCTCGCACGGCAGCAGATCCTGCGACGGGACAATCCGCCTCGATACCTGGCCCTGATCCATGAAGGTGCCATCCACCAGCAGATCGGCGGCCCGACCGTCCTGGCCGACCAGCTCCGGCACCTCATCGCCGTGAACCGGGAACCCGCGCTGACGGTCCGGGTCGTCCCCTTCCGTCATCACGGATGGAGCACTGTCCAGGGTGCTTTCACCGTGTTCTCGTACCCCAAACCCCTTGACTTGGACGTCGTGCACATCCCATCCCTCGACGGCAGTCTGTACCTGGAGGACGATGAGGTGATCAGGAAAGCCTGGAAAACGATCGCCCGCCTGAAGGCAGCCGCCCTGTCGACTACGCAGACCGCCGAGCTGATGGAGTCCATCGTGCTTGAGCTCGAACAACAACACACAAGGGGTGCAAAGTGA
- a CDS encoding LAETG motif-containing sortase-dependent surface protein yields the protein MPLSRALPIPVSAAPALPARAAALAPPLHALPLHALPFLALAALVLGLGAPAPAAASVAPAASAPPSTPVGPAAEHRGDRPGCGDAGRTEFPIASRLTGGPDVYERGAPAPAWELELRNVTGQECRDVHPVAVLADAKRALRPEHIHLEFYDKEGARWRPVRFERTEEAENVGVFDGGSSGFHGFSVPARRTVVVPLRLGFTDAAPDGPVTANVTAVQRRGADGAWVGESGDYTFTVAPAPTAPAPTPARPGPTPHAVPAPGRDPGPPVLAATGGSHAVPVLAAVACVCLAGGAGLLLWARRMRR from the coding sequence ATGCCGTTGTCCCGCGCGCTGCCGATCCCCGTATCCGCCGCGCCCGCTCTCCCGGCGCGCGCGGCGGCGCTCGCCCCGCCACTCCACGCCCTGCCCCTCCACGCCTTGCCGTTCCTCGCCCTGGCGGCGCTCGTCCTCGGCCTCGGCGCACCGGCACCAGCCGCCGCCTCTGTCGCACCCGCCGCCTCCGCCCCACCCTCGACACCGGTCGGGCCCGCCGCCGAGCACCGTGGCGACCGGCCGGGATGCGGGGACGCCGGCCGCACCGAGTTCCCGATCGCCTCCCGGCTCACCGGCGGCCCCGACGTCTACGAGCGCGGCGCCCCCGCACCCGCCTGGGAGCTGGAACTCCGCAACGTCACGGGCCAGGAGTGCCGGGACGTGCACCCCGTCGCCGTCCTGGCCGACGCCAAGCGAGCGCTCCGGCCCGAGCACATCCACCTGGAGTTCTACGACAAGGAGGGCGCGCGCTGGCGGCCGGTGCGGTTCGAACGCACCGAGGAGGCGGAGAACGTCGGCGTCTTCGACGGTGGTTCGTCCGGTTTCCACGGCTTCTCCGTCCCCGCCCGCAGGACCGTCGTCGTCCCGCTGCGGCTCGGTTTCACCGACGCCGCACCCGACGGGCCCGTCACCGCGAACGTCACCGCCGTCCAGCGGCGCGGCGCGGACGGCGCCTGGGTCGGGGAGTCCGGCGACTACACCTTCACCGTCGCCCCCGCCCCGACCGCCCCCGCCCCCACCCCCGCCAGGCCGGGCCCGACACCGCACGCCGTCCCCGCGCCGGGCCGCGACCCCGGCCCCCCGGTCCTCGCGGCGACCGGCGGATCGCACGCCGTTCCCGTGCTCGCCGCCGTCGCCTGCGTCTGCCTCGCCGGCGGGGCGGGGCTGCTGCTGTGGGCCCGCCGGATGCGGCGCTGA
- a CDS encoding ROK family protein yields MNRTDPGANLAALRDHNTAVVLGLLRCAGPAGASRAELAAGAGLTPQAVSKITGRLRDTGLAAEAGRRASTGGKPATALRLVPGAAHAVGVHLDRDALTVTLVDLTGTETATRTAPLDFGAGAQAVLDAVADAVTALLADHATGDVLGAGVAVPGPLDHRSGVLHRVTGFPRWDGFPLRDALGERLGLPVVVDKDTNAAALGLALRAPRATGSFAYLHLGTGLGAGLVLDGGVHRGPRTGAGEFGHQVVMVDGPLCACGDRGCLEALCLAAVAEGDTARAARLLGVGALNLVRLLDIDGVLLGGGVVLARPAAFVGGVRDALGGAVPVDVAPEGARVVVGGAAELVLAPLFGV; encoded by the coding sequence GTGAACAGGACCGATCCCGGAGCCAACCTGGCCGCGCTGCGCGACCACAACACCGCCGTCGTCCTCGGGCTGCTCCGCTGCGCCGGCCCGGCCGGCGCCAGCCGGGCCGAGCTGGCCGCCGGGGCGGGGCTCACCCCGCAGGCCGTCAGCAAGATCACGGGCCGGCTGCGGGACACGGGGCTGGCCGCCGAAGCGGGCCGCCGCGCCTCCACCGGCGGCAAACCGGCGACGGCCCTGCGCCTGGTCCCCGGCGCCGCCCACGCCGTGGGCGTGCACCTCGACCGGGACGCGCTCACCGTCACCCTCGTCGACCTCACCGGCACCGAGACCGCCACCCGTACCGCGCCGCTCGACTTCGGAGCCGGGGCGCAGGCCGTGCTGGACGCGGTGGCCGACGCGGTGACCGCGCTGCTCGCCGACCACGCCACCGGCGACGTGCTCGGTGCCGGCGTCGCCGTCCCCGGCCCCCTCGATCACCGCAGCGGCGTCCTGCACCGGGTCACCGGCTTCCCCCGGTGGGACGGCTTCCCGCTCCGCGACGCGCTGGGCGAACGGCTCGGGCTGCCCGTCGTCGTCGACAAGGACACCAACGCCGCCGCGCTCGGCCTCGCCCTGCGCGCCCCCCGCGCCACCGGCTCCTTCGCCTATCTGCACCTGGGCACCGGCCTCGGCGCCGGGCTCGTCCTCGACGGCGGCGTCCACCGCGGACCCCGCACGGGCGCGGGGGAGTTCGGGCACCAGGTCGTCATGGTCGACGGCCCCCTGTGCGCCTGCGGAGACCGCGGCTGCCTCGAAGCGCTCTGCCTCGCCGCCGTCGCCGAGGGCGACACCGCACGCGCCGCGCGGCTGCTCGGCGTCGGCGCGCTCAACCTCGTACGCCTCCTGGACATCGACGGTGTCCTGCTGGGCGGCGGTGTGGTGCTCGCGCGGCCCGCGGCCTTCGTGGGCGGGGTCCGGGACGCGCTCGGCGGCGCGGTGCCGGTCGATGTCGCCCCCGAAGGGGCCCGGGTGGTCGTCGGGGGCGCGGCGGAGCTGGTGCTTGCTCCGCTGTTCGGGGTCTGA
- a CDS encoding Gfo/Idh/MocA family oxidoreductase: MDGISDTPLRVGLIGYGVAGSFFHAPLIAATEGLALDTVVTANPERQRQVATEHPGARTSADPDELFARAGDLDLIVVASPNRTHVPLARRALEAGLPVVVDKPLAATAAEADELDALAERRGLLLSVFQNRRWDNDFRTVRSLVGDGSLGRVLRFESRFERWRPRPKGGWRESGDPAELGGLLYDLGSHLVDQALTLFGPAVSVYAEADIRRPGAEADDDTFIALRHADGVRSHLWMSATTAQLGPRFRVLGSDGGYVKYGLDPQEAALREGLRPDDGTPWGVEPRSLWGRLGEGESPLTGGGEPVPTLPGDYPAYYAAIVEALRTGGRPPVTAAEAAAALRVLEAARVSATEGRTITL; this comes from the coding sequence ATGGACGGCATCTCCGACACCCCCCTCCGCGTCGGCCTGATCGGTTACGGCGTCGCGGGGTCGTTCTTCCACGCCCCGCTGATCGCCGCCACCGAGGGCCTGGCCCTCGACACGGTCGTCACCGCCAACCCGGAGCGGCAGCGGCAGGTCGCCACCGAACACCCCGGAGCCCGGACCTCCGCCGACCCCGACGAGCTCTTCGCCCGCGCCGGCGACCTCGACCTGATCGTCGTCGCCTCCCCCAACCGCACCCATGTGCCGCTGGCCCGCCGCGCCCTGGAGGCCGGGCTGCCGGTCGTCGTCGACAAGCCCCTCGCCGCCACCGCCGCCGAGGCGGACGAACTGGACGCGCTGGCCGAGCGGCGCGGGCTGCTGCTCAGCGTCTTCCAGAACCGGCGCTGGGACAACGACTTCCGCACCGTCCGCTCCCTGGTCGGCGACGGCAGCCTCGGCCGCGTCCTGCGCTTCGAGTCCCGCTTCGAACGGTGGCGCCCGCGCCCCAAGGGCGGCTGGCGCGAGTCCGGCGACCCCGCCGAACTGGGCGGCCTCCTCTACGATCTCGGCAGCCACCTGGTCGACCAGGCGCTGACCCTCTTCGGCCCCGCCGTCAGCGTCTACGCCGAGGCGGACATCCGCCGCCCGGGCGCCGAGGCGGACGACGACACCTTCATCGCCCTCCGCCACGCCGACGGCGTCCGCTCCCACCTCTGGATGAGCGCCACCACGGCCCAACTAGGCCCCCGCTTCCGGGTGCTGGGCAGCGACGGGGGTTACGTCAAGTACGGCCTCGACCCGCAGGAGGCCGCCCTCCGCGAGGGCCTGCGCCCGGACGACGGAACCCCGTGGGGCGTCGAGCCGCGGTCCCTGTGGGGCCGGCTCGGCGAGGGCGAGTCCCCGCTGACCGGCGGCGGCGAGCCCGTGCCGACCCTCCCCGGCGACTACCCCGCCTACTACGCGGCGATCGTGGAGGCCCTGCGCACCGGCGGCCGGCCGCCGGTCACCGCGGCGGAGGCGGCGGCGGCGCTGCGCGTCCTGGAGGCGGCGAGGGTGTCGGCGACGGAGGGCCGCACGATCACCCTCTGA
- a CDS encoding DUF397 domain-containing protein produces MIHQRPHPQESHWRKSSYCPDGDEQCVEHRPTPDRRIAVRDSKARPRGACTFEPSAWVAFIAAMREPNGLKPAC; encoded by the coding sequence GTGATACACCAACGCCCCCACCCCCAGGAAAGCCACTGGCGGAAGTCCTCGTACTGCCCCGACGGAGACGAGCAGTGCGTCGAGCACCGCCCTACCCCCGACCGCCGCATAGCCGTCCGCGACAGCAAGGCGCGGCCGCGAGGGGCCTGCACTTTCGAGCCGAGCGCCTGGGTGGCTTTCATCGCGGCGATGCGGGAGCCGAATGGCCTGAAACCGGCGTGCTGA
- a CDS encoding HAD-IIA family hydrolase, whose translation MAERKPIESWLTDMDGVLMHEGVPVPGADTFISRLRDSGKPFLVLTNNSIYTPRDLHARLQRIGLDVPVGNIWTSALATAQFLDDQRPGGTAYVIGEAGLTTALHDIGYVLTDADPDYVVLGETRTYSFEALTKAIRLINAGARFIATNPDETGPSAEGALPATGSVAALITKATGREPYFVGKPNPLMMRAGLNVIGAHSETSAMIGDRMDTDVLAGLEAGMETFLVLTGLTRPDEIDRYPFRPSRVVDSIADLTELI comes from the coding sequence GTGGCAGAGCGCAAGCCCATCGAGTCCTGGCTCACCGACATGGACGGTGTGCTGATGCACGAAGGCGTCCCGGTGCCGGGGGCGGACACCTTCATCTCCCGCCTCCGGGACTCCGGGAAGCCCTTCCTGGTGCTCACCAACAACTCCATCTACACCCCGCGCGACCTGCACGCCCGCCTCCAGCGGATCGGCCTCGACGTGCCCGTCGGCAACATCTGGACCTCGGCCCTGGCCACCGCGCAGTTCCTGGACGACCAGCGGCCGGGCGGCACGGCGTACGTCATCGGCGAGGCCGGGCTGACCACCGCGCTGCACGACATCGGCTACGTCCTCACCGACGCGGACCCCGATTACGTCGTTCTGGGCGAAACGCGGACGTACTCCTTCGAAGCGCTCACCAAGGCGATCCGGCTGATCAACGCGGGTGCCCGCTTCATCGCCACCAACCCTGACGAGACCGGCCCCTCCGCCGAGGGCGCCCTGCCCGCCACCGGTTCCGTCGCCGCGCTGATCACCAAGGCGACCGGCCGCGAGCCCTACTTCGTCGGCAAGCCCAACCCGCTGATGATGCGGGCCGGTCTGAACGTCATCGGCGCCCACTCGGAGACCAGCGCGATGATCGGCGACCGGATGGACACCGACGTCCTCGCCGGACTGGAGGCCGGCATGGAGACGTTCCTGGTGCTCACCGGCCTGACCCGGCCCGACGAGATCGACCGCTATCCCTTCCGGCCGTCCCGCGTCGTCGACTCGATCGCGGATCTCACCGAACTGATCTGA
- a CDS encoding class F sortase: MSEPRASGHGRLLTGLAWAALLVALWLWGRQATEVPMGSWPATGDVAAAGRPPARELPPPLAPLPGAEPERLAVRAMGLRAPIEGHGLTPQGAVEPPPYERPDAVAWYRGGPQPGSLGAAVLVGHVDTERAPAVFADLGKLKRGETVTVTRVDGSAADFTVEDVTVFAKDRFDAAKVYGPHDPGRAELRLITCGGDYDRARREYSANVVVSAYLTGSGRA, encoded by the coding sequence ATGTCGGAACCACGCGCCAGCGGCCACGGCCGCCTCCTGACGGGCCTGGCCTGGGCCGCCCTGCTGGTCGCCCTGTGGCTGTGGGGGCGCCAGGCCACCGAGGTGCCCATGGGCTCCTGGCCGGCCACCGGTGACGTGGCCGCCGCCGGCCGGCCGCCCGCCCGGGAACTGCCGCCGCCCCTCGCCCCGCTGCCCGGCGCCGAGCCGGAGCGGCTGGCCGTCCGGGCCATGGGGCTGCGCGCCCCGATCGAGGGCCACGGCCTCACGCCGCAGGGGGCGGTGGAGCCGCCGCCGTACGAGCGGCCGGACGCCGTCGCCTGGTACCGGGGCGGCCCGCAGCCCGGCAGCCTCGGCGCGGCCGTGCTCGTCGGGCACGTCGACACCGAGCGGGCGCCCGCCGTCTTCGCCGACCTGGGCAAGCTCAAGCGGGGCGAGACCGTCACCGTCACCCGGGTCGACGGCTCCGCCGCCGACTTCACCGTCGAGGACGTCACCGTCTTCGCCAAGGACCGGTTCGACGCCGCCAAGGTCTACGGACCGCACGACCCCGGACGGGCCGAGCTCCGGCTGATCACCTGCGGCGGCGACTACGATCGCGCCCGCCGCGAGTACAGCGCCAATGTGGTCGTCTCCGCCTACCTGACCGGAAGCGGACGGGCCTGA
- a CDS encoding DUF6255 family natural product biosynthesis protein has translation MRTGTGTAKTHTTTGRLVRHCKHTAGWDSRGGAERCRACGTCRFTEYRAVRPPGPLPPGPPPPEGAPTRRGRG, from the coding sequence ATGAGGACGGGAACGGGAACGGCGAAGACGCACACCACCACCGGCCGCCTTGTGCGGCACTGCAAGCACACTGCGGGCTGGGACTCCCGCGGCGGGGCGGAACGCTGCCGGGCCTGCGGGACGTGCCGGTTCACGGAATACCGAGCGGTACGGCCGCCCGGCCCACTGCCGCCGGGGCCGCCACCGCCCGAGGGCGCTCCGACGCGGAGGGGGAGGGGGTAA